In Vanessa atalanta chromosome 17, ilVanAtal1.2, whole genome shotgun sequence, one DNA window encodes the following:
- the LOC125070310 gene encoding pre-rRNA-processing protein pro-1, whose protein sequence is MYLSSISSRLLLYDTISWDLKKTYGCYDGVMRDISWSDDSKYILQVNSIGLIEILSPADHDVRSLQHIPIKDTWSASFHRDGHRNIAVGTKSGIVKIWDTKNKTITKTFPTPSQPSCVSFLSYNAKNTSLAATMLNGDTVIYGLVSNIPVLTVKLTCSNSISAMKFHHESRSLLGLATDEGHVVLRDITTNKDKAFFENIHASPVSDISFSLINKDVMLSSGYDKIIQVYDIRLHNVVSTVRTSYTLSSLAINADNQVALGTKNGHVLIYDLRDLTSPFKVLKGHEDEISKVAFQPTRRKTMSAELSLREEVEINSPLKVQSPVRTRTSDMFFVNDTPPRHNLDVSALGPENKADSFLVMLGLDKSNVEFDDDQNKSNEERKSDKHELRYRQLDAEKNISKVSTPLNSRTVENFGFPSPLCIPNGVSDDKKGSNSNLSNIKLNNNNVQSTTSTIDTKATDELKDFIKMTLSDVSDDNRNYFLHIMMALTKQKLYLEKQLSCMNQQVQNLVQNQNALVEANRKLALQIDQLKLQNNF, encoded by the exons atgtatttatCCTCTATTAGTTCACGATTATTACTTTATGATACGATCAGttgggatttaaaaaaaacttatggaTGTTATGATGGTGTTATGAGAGATATTTCATGGAGCGATGatagtaaatacatattacag GTAAATTCAATTGgtcttatagaaatattaagtcCTGCAGATCATGATGTTAGAAGCTTACAGCACATTCCAATAAAAGACACTTGGTCCGCCAGCTTTCATAGGGATGGTCACCGTAATATAGCTGTGGGAACCAAAAGTGGAATTGTAAAAATTTgggacacaaaaaataaaaccattacaAAAACATTCCCCACCCCATCACAGCCATCTTGTGTAAGCTTCTTAAGTTACAATGCCAAGAACACAAGCTTAGCAGCAACAATGTTGAATGGTGACACTGTCATATATGGCCTTGTATCAAATATTCCAGTATTAACGGTTAAGCTCACTTGTTCTAATAGTATTTCGGCAATGAAGTTTCATCATGAATCGAGATCTTTATTAGGTCTTGCAACAGATGAAGGCCATGTTGTTTTGAGagatataacaacaaataaagacaaagcattttttgaaaatattcatgcTTCGCCTGTAAGTGATATTTCATTTTCACTCATCAATAAAGATGTAATGTTATCGAGTggttatgataaaattattcaagtaTATGATATAAGATTACATAATGTAGTTTCCACAGTAAGAACATCATATACATTGTCATCTCTTGCTATAAATGCAGACAATCAAGTAGCTCTCGGTACTAAAAATGGTCATGTGCTTATTTATGACTTGCGGGATTTAACTAGCCCTTTCAAAGTCTTAAAAGGGCATGAAGATGAAATCAGCAAAGTGGCATTCCAACCAACTAGGAGGAAGACTATGTCGGCTGAACTGAGCCTTAGAGAAGAAGTTGAAATAAATTCTCCATTAAAAGTGCAGTCACCTGTTCGGACAAGAACTTCTGACATGTTTTTCGTCAATGACACTCCTCCAAGGCATAATCTAGATGTGTCTGCTTTAGGTCCAGAGAACAAAGCTGATTCATTTCTCGTTATGTTAGGTCTTGATAAATCAAATGTTGAGTTTGATGATGaccaaaacaaatcaaatgagGAAAGAAAAAGCGACAAGCATGAATTAAGATATCGCCAATTAGATGCAGAGAAGAATATAAGCAAAGTATCAACACCTCTTAATAGCAGAACTGTTGAAAATTTTGGATTCCCCTCACCACTGTGTATACCGAATGGAGTTTCTGACGACAAGAAAGGATCAAATAGTAATTTATCGAATATAAAACTGAATAATAACAATGTACAAAGCACAACAAGTACCATAGATACAAAAGCTACAGATGAACTtaaggattttataaaaatgacacTTTCAGATGTCTCTGATGATAATAGAAACTACTTTCTCCATATTATGATGGCTTTaactaaacaaaaattgtatctTGAAAAACAATTATCCTGTATGAATCAGCAAGTCCAAAACTTGGTTCAAAACCAAAATGCCCTTGTCGAAGCAAACAGAAAATTAGCACTACAGATAGATCAGCTAAAATTACAGAATaacttttaa
- the LOC125070469 gene encoding dolichyl-diphosphooligosaccharide--protein glycosyltransferase subunit 4: protein MITDIQLAVFSNILGVSIFLLVILYHYISANSSK from the coding sequence ATGATTACAGACATTCAGTTGGCAGTTTTCTCGAACATTCTAGGAGTTTCCATCTTTTTATTGGTTATCCTCTACCACTATATCAGTGCAAATAGCTCAAAATGA